A window from Chiroxiphia lanceolata isolate bChiLan1 chromosome 3, bChiLan1.pri, whole genome shotgun sequence encodes these proteins:
- the THADA gene encoding thyroid adenoma-associated protein isoform X3 — MVLKKKKEIQVDAFFLDHHQLEKLQKFSKAEEQNLASLLLHCAQLRNGIQQIQCIKQIMPLVKKMDQTSACDPMVKTCLDILGETYFSLSMKNPLKKVLASSLNGLPEELMMLGVQSFVCCLRAELKTTDVYLYRKVLDNLASCMEDFSLGRASIKNLFEEVLQFLQKSLLDIQEENRKNLGNCIVQTQLMHDLLIAIKVSMMLIQKLQENIQGNLWKHNESFVWQSMCSLLKSSTNFLMDATLLQTVQTTSGLAVILFTRAMYEPVEELPSLVSDLLLGTVKHTGVPAWFVSNCGALCTAELPDSVLLFLCHGALAMLDWKNGSMGENGEKLLLDIASVLLSLSSELKESSVATCLSRVLAIWTNSALAALASGSPNLKIKLNGNSDIIGKVLEYIYTHWDHPLDAIRHQTKLIFKNLLQIHQGTITGSNEESDPFLSRLIKHLLSLDWHVKGKYSSLGCLVECVGTENILQLDRTIPVQILDVMNDQSLAPYASDLLETMFTNHKAHFTSSFRESTWIDQWHNIWVSPLLVILCEGNHDQTTYIIDYYLPKLLKCNPDSLSYMIRILQASADANLGSCSTRGALGALMACLRTARAHGHLELSNIVSNGLVSTECIKQGLVHQHSQVCIDALGLLCETHRTTETVSTEEMQLIHFFMMYNLNSQSPSVRQQIVSILRKLFCRIQESSQVLYKLEQNKTKQELLENSTTMHPLGILQQYKDFMSSVCDRLFEVLFPGSSHPTRFSALSILESIAEVFSVPKGQAQVFQLDQVIDSTRVHTLIQCFASTFEEVKVLAFGLLMKLRDVAFNFQDSGNIDLLFQAAMDLSTSTKPYDCVTASYLLNLLVHHEGLQHICLGKWVEHNAQVDENTLVSTVEKNTLAVIKLLLMNVEEEIFQAKKSLLRAAASFPMYGRVHCITGALQQLSFNNLTLVSEWKEMVTRLILMSYKLSAVVSPVVQSSSPEGLIPMDTDPESAGRLQMILNEIQPQDTNDYFMQAKILKEHCKEESEKLADQRPMKNTCTEMRVVLIRLYERSG, encoded by the exons ATGGTtttaaagaagaagaaggaaattcAGGTGGATGCATTCTTTCTTGATCATCATCAGCTTGAAAAACTTCAAA AGTTTTCAAAGGCTGAAGAGCAAAACCTGGCTTCTCTGCTTCTGCACTGTGCACAGCTGAGAAATGGCATCCAGCAGATCCAGTGTATTAAACAA ATTATGCCATTGGTGAAGAAGATGGATCAGACCTCTGCGTGTGATCCCATGGTTAAAACCTGTTTGGATATTTTGGGAGAGACATATTTTTCACTGAGTATGAAGAATCCTTTGAAAAAAGTATTAGCAAG TTCACTGAATGGTCTTCCTGAAGAGTTGATGATGTTAGGTGTGCAAAGCTTTGTGTGCTGCCTTAGGGCAGAACTGAAAACCACAGATGTGTATTTGTACAGAAAAGTTTTGGACAACCTTGCTTCCTGCATGGAGGACTTCAGCTTAG GTAGAGCAAGTATTAAGAACCTGTTTGAAGAAG TTCTTCAGTTTCTCCAGAAGTCGCTACTTGAcatacaggaagaaaacag aaagaatCTGGGAAATTGTATTGTTCAGACTCAGTTAATGCATGATTTACTGATAGCCATTAAAGTTTCAATGATGCTTATACagaaattacaagaaaatatCCAGGGAAATCTTTGGAAACACAATGAATCTTTTGTTTGGCAAAGTATGTGTAGTTTACTGAAAAGCTCCACAAACTTCCTAATGGATG CAACACTGCTGCAAACTGTCCAGACTACGTCAGGACTGGCTGTTATTCTGTTTACTAGAGCTATGTATGAACCAGTTGAGGAATTGCCTTCCTTG GTCAGTGACTTGCTTCTTGGGACAGTGAAACACACAGGCGTGCCGGCGTGGTTTGTGAGTAACTGTGGGGCTCTGTGCACGGCAGAACTCCCTGACTCagtccttctctttctttgccaTGGAGCACTGGCTATGCTGGATTGGAAGAATGGCAGCATGGGTGAAAATGGAGAGAAACTATTATTAGATATTGCATCAGTCTTGTTGTCTTTGAGTTCAGA gttaaaagaaTCCAGTGTGGCAACATGTTTGTCTAGAGTCCTTGCTATTTGGACTAATTCAGCACTGGCTGCCCTTGCTTCAGGCTCTCCAAATCTGAAAATCAAGCTTAATGGGAACTCTGACATAAttgggaaggtgctggaatACATTTATACACACTGGGACCACCCTCTGGATGCCATTAGGCACCAAACCAAATTGATATTCAAGAATCTTCTTCAAATACACCAAGGCACCATTACTGGATCCAATGAAGAATCAGACCCCTTCCTTTCAAGGCTGATAAAGCATTTACTAAGCTTGGATTGGCATGTGAAAGGGAAGTACTCTTCTCTTGGCTGTCTTGTGGAGTGTGTGGGCACTGAAAATATACTACAGTTGGACAGAACAATTCCAGTACAAATCCTGGATGTGATGAATGATCAGTCTCTTGCACCTTATGCTAGCGATCTTCTGGAAACCATGTTTACAAATCACAAAGCCCATTTTACTTCGAGTTTTCGAGAAAGCACCTGGATTGATCAGTGGCACAACATCTGGGTTTCTCCTCTTCTGGTAATACTATGTGAAGGGAACCATGACCAAACTACTTACATAATAGATTACTATTTACCAAAATTACTCAAATGTAACCCTGACAGCTTGAGCTACATGATTAGAATTCTTCAGGCCTCTGCAGATGCTAATCTgg gctcTTGTAGTACTAGAGGAGCTCTTGGAGCATTAATGGCATGCCTGAGAACTGCCAGGGCTCACGGACACCTGGAGCTTTCAAATATCGTGAGCAATGGTCTTGTATCCACTGAATGTATAAAACAAGGTCTAGTTCATCAGCACAGTCAG GTTTGCATTGATGCTTTAGGTTTACTGTGTGAAACCCATCGTACCACAGAAACTGTGTCTACGGAAGAAATGCAactaattcatttttttatgaTGTACAACTTGAACAGTCAGTCTCCTTCAGTAAGGCAACAGATCGTTTCTATACTGAGAAAG ttattttgtaGGATACAAGAAAGTTCCCAGGTGCTTTATAAATTggagcaaaataaaaccaagcaaGAGTTACTTGAAAACTCAACTACAATGCATCCTTTGGGGATTTTGCAGCAATATAAA GATTTCATGTCATCTGTATGTGACAGACTTTTTGAGGTATTGTTTCCTGGTTCATCACACCCAACCAGATTTTCTGCACTAAGTATTTTGGAATCAATAGCAGAAGTATTTTCTGTTCCAAAAG GTCAGGCACAAGTTTTTCAGTTGGATCAGGTGATTGATTCTACTCGTGTCCACACTTTGATCCAGTGTTTTGCCAGTACTTTTGAGGAAGTGAAAGTTCTGGCATTTGGACTTTTGATGAAACTACGTGATGTTGCATTTAATTTCCAG gattctGGAAATATAGATCTTCTATTCCAAGCAGCAATGGATCTTAGCACAAGTACCAAGCCATATGATTGTGTCACTGCTTCATATTTGTTGAACCTTTTAGTACATCATGAAGGATTGCAGCATATTTGTTTAGGAAAATGGGTTGAGCATAACGCCCAGGTGGATGAAAACACATTAGTGAGTACAGTGGAGAAGAACACTTTGGCAG tTATCAAGCTTTTGTTGATGAATGttgaagaagaaatattccAAGCCAAGAAGTCTCTGCTTCGAGCAGCAGCATCGTTCCCAATGTATGGGAGAGTGCACTGTATAACTGGGGCTTTGCAGCAATTGTCCTTTAA taaCTTGACACTGGTATCTGAATGGAAGGAAATGGTGACCAGGCTCATTCTGATGTCATACAAACTCTCTGCTGTGGTATCACCAGTAGTACAGAGCTCATCACCAGAGGGTCTTATTCCAATGGATACTGATCCAg